Sequence from the Thermodesulfobacteriota bacterium genome:
TACAAATTTACCCCAAGACCTGGGTTTGATATTGCCGGCAAACCAAAAGGGGGATTCCTTCTTTTTTGAAGCTTTTGGCGAAGAGTGCCGGATTCAGCCGGAGGGTATCCATCTTGGTGGCAGGGAAGAAACCGGGGTACTGGGGGTTTTGATTTCCCTATATATGCTTAATGCCTGCCCGGAGACGTCTGTATTGCAACCACTTAAGGCATTTAAAGATTTTCCAGGAAGTATGCCTTATGTGGGTGCTTTTGCTTCATACACAGAAAAAATACTTGTTCCTTATGTGCACAGCATTGAAGAGGCACAAAATCGTATTATGGAACGTATGCAGGGCAAAGATGCTTCTGAGATATCAGGGGGTGATTTTTCATTTTTACTGTGTCCTTTACCCAAAATAACTCTATGCTATATATTCTATCGTGCGGACGATGAATTTTCCGCTTCGGCGACCTGCCTTTTTTCCAATAACGCTCATCAATTTTTGCCTTTGGACGCACTGGCCGACGTGGGAGAATATACCTCAAGAAAAATCATTCAACTCTTGACTTGAATTTATACGGTTTTTAAAGGTGAAAAATTTGCAGGTAACGATGGATGCTGTTACAAAAATGACCCATATAAGTGCAATATTTCTTTTGGCAGTGGTGTTTTTATTGCCGGTAAAAGCATTTGGGGAAACCGGGCAGGTTGAAAACGATAAAGCCCGACAAAAATTACTACGAAGAACAGCCAATATCAGCCTGTGGCGGCTAAAGGTGGTGATTGAAAGAGACGGATTCTACAGCGCACGCGTTGCCCTTAATATATGGCGCAGTAATGCAAAAGATGCAGGAACGTTCGATCAGGATAAGTATGATGAATTTAAAAAACAGATATATGAAAAATCAGTCAGCAGCAACCTGAAATGCATTGAAAAATGCATGGTGGACGAAAATTACACCGATGCCGAAAAATGCCTCTACTGGTGGAAAACACATGCTAAGGTGCTGGGCACATTTGATCCTGTTAAGCATGATGAATTGAAACAAATCATTGAAGCGGGTAAAGAGAAAAAAAAACAAAAAATTGAAACCAATCCCGAAAGAACGGAATAGCTGTTAGATCATGGCTCATAGCTGAAAGTTTTTTATTAAACCGCCTGAGATGGACTAAAACACTCAGAGAAGTTTCCTCATTTAAACCGGAACATATTTTTAAGCATCACTATAGGTGATGATTCACCACTCAAAGGCCTTCATTGAGCAATTTTACACATTAATTTTCTCGCTCTTTACTACATGGGCAATAAAAATGCCGGCGATAAAAGCTGCGACCAAATTTACAGTCAGGGTGATCCCCAGCATGACAAGGGCCACAAAGAGATCCTTTTTTTCCGACAGGTCCCGTATCATAAGGGCCAGTTGAGCACCTGCAAAAACCAGCAGAACACCCAGTATGGACATGGGAAGAAGATTGAGTATAACGAT
This genomic interval carries:
- a CDS encoding DUF3786 domain-containing protein, which translates into the protein MTSNYEKIIHDNLDRIYTNLPQDLGLILPANQKGDSFFFEAFGEECRIQPEGIHLGGREETGVLGVLISLYMLNACPETSVLQPLKAFKDFPGSMPYVGAFASYTEKILVPYVHSIEEAQNRIMERMQGKDASEISGGDFSFLLCPLPKITLCYIFYRADDEFSASATCLFSNNAHQFLPLDALADVGEYTSRKIIQLLT